The proteins below come from a single Holdemania massiliensis genomic window:
- a CDS encoding class D sortase codes for MKKRYKKNQQDISTGMMFIIPVLYIACASLIIIVSIFCLPDSWRKMTSLLIAEHSPIFSEFNKANRSNESNLYEHETINPTLTEPYGKLRIEKANLEETLYFGDDPVTLKKGIGQYPESGLPGDGKPILLAGHNGTLFKNLKYAKIGDEVQIETDFSIYCYEIIDIAVTAVDDWDTSVLDEKEELLIMYTCYPFDKLDVPDRYFVYARYMNKITK; via the coding sequence ATGAAAAAAAGATATAAGAAAAATCAGCAAGACATAAGTACAGGAATGATGTTTATTATTCCTGTTCTTTATATTGCTTGCGCTTCACTAATTATCATTGTTTCTATTTTTTGTTTGCCTGACTCATGGCGAAAAATGACAAGTTTGTTGATTGCTGAGCATTCACCAATATTTTCAGAATTTAATAAAGCAAATAGATCAAACGAATCCAATCTGTATGAACATGAAACAATAAATCCAACGCTAACAGAGCCTTATGGAAAACTTCGCATAGAAAAAGCGAACTTAGAAGAGACACTTTATTTTGGTGACGATCCAGTAACCTTAAAAAAAGGAATTGGGCAATATCCAGAAAGTGGACTTCCTGGGGATGGAAAGCCGATACTTCTTGCTGGGCATAATGGTACTTTATTTAAAAATCTGAAATACGCAAAAATTGGAGATGAAGTTCAAATCGAAACAGATTTCAGTATTTATTGTTATGAGATTATAGATATCGCAGTTACTGCAGTTGATGATTGGGATACTTCAGTTTTAGATGAGAAGGAAGAATTACTAATAATGTATACTTGTTATCCATTTGACAAACTGGATGTACCCGATCGCTATTTTGTTTATGCACGTTATATGAACAAAATAACAAAGTAG
- a CDS encoding putative manganese-dependent inorganic diphosphatase — MDKPIYVIGHKNPDADSICSAIAYSALKNQLGMHTLPCRLSAINKETLYILERFHLPVPMLLTSAKCTLAEIDMDEAMLLSKDTTMKEALDAILSRKNKGIFIVDSKHHLEGIVSVSDLTNLWTADEEALQDLMSRVPLANIIKTTKASLLHQAPFHPNGKVHLMPSLGQNSTIEAGTIVIVGNNPEVQRSAIRQKASLILICGENWVDSITLEMAREEEVSILHTPLSAITVAHSIFQSPSVAEVMTSAVVVFRTSETVDGASQRIAKTRFRTYPVVNEKEEVIGAISRYHLFNYRKKQLILVDHNEKEQSIHDLEFAEIIEIVDHHRLGGIETQSPISFVNQIVGSTCTIVAGLYEQHQVDMPPAIAGVLLSGLLSDTMNLKSPTTTDVDRVMAAKLSQISGVEAQTLAEELVGTSDSLMNKSFQELMYEDFKEYRVQDSKVAIGQVVCRCAAEYQKVKPEFLAYLEDQNLQLHYDLLLILFTDPKGSGSHFLYTGKKSWVIEEGFKTVLTDSFAPGFISRKKQVLPVVIDTLNK; from the coding sequence ATGGATAAACCTATTTATGTGATCGGTCATAAAAACCCGGATGCCGACTCGATCTGTTCGGCAATCGCTTACTCAGCGCTGAAAAATCAGCTGGGAATGCATACGCTGCCCTGCCGGCTCAGCGCAATTAATAAGGAGACCTTATACATCCTGGAGCGTTTCCATCTGCCCGTTCCAATGCTTTTGACCAGTGCCAAATGCACCTTGGCTGAAATCGACATGGATGAAGCCATGCTTTTAAGCAAAGATACAACGATGAAAGAAGCCCTGGATGCGATTTTATCGCGAAAGAATAAAGGTATCTTTATCGTGGATTCCAAGCATCATCTGGAAGGTATTGTTTCTGTTTCTGACTTAACAAACCTGTGGACTGCGGACGAAGAAGCACTGCAGGATTTGATGAGCCGTGTTCCTTTAGCCAACATAATCAAAACGACGAAAGCTTCGCTTTTGCATCAGGCACCATTTCATCCGAATGGCAAAGTTCATCTTATGCCTTCTTTAGGCCAGAACAGCACGATTGAAGCAGGAACGATTGTGATCGTCGGCAACAATCCTGAAGTGCAGCGCTCCGCCATTCGCCAGAAGGCTTCCTTGATTTTAATCTGCGGCGAAAACTGGGTCGATTCTATTACTTTGGAAATGGCTAGGGAAGAAGAGGTGTCGATCCTGCACACGCCGCTCAGCGCGATTACGGTGGCCCACAGTATCTTCCAAAGTCCCAGTGTCGCAGAAGTCATGACCTCCGCCGTCGTTGTTTTCCGCACTAGTGAAACGGTAGACGGGGCCAGCCAGCGAATTGCCAAGACCCGATTTCGCACCTATCCGGTTGTCAATGAGAAAGAAGAAGTCATCGGCGCCATCTCGCGTTATCATCTGTTTAATTACCGCAAGAAGCAGCTGATTCTCGTGGATCATAACGAAAAAGAACAGAGTATTCATGATCTGGAATTCGCAGAAATTATTGAAATCGTCGATCATCACCGCCTCGGCGGAATTGAAACGCAAAGTCCGATCTCCTTCGTCAATCAGATCGTCGGATCTACCTGTACGATTGTCGCCGGATTGTATGAGCAGCATCAGGTCGACATGCCGCCGGCGATCGCCGGTGTGTTGTTGTCCGGTTTGCTTTCGGATACGATGAATCTGAAATCACCAACAACCACCGATGTGGATCGTGTGATGGCAGCGAAGTTATCGCAGATTTCAGGCGTTGAGGCTCAGACTTTAGCCGAGGAGTTAGTGGGCACTTCAGACTCCCTGATGAACAAATCATTCCAGGAATTGATGTATGAAGATTTCAAAGAGTATCGTGTTCAGGACAGCAAAGTCGCAATCGGTCAGGTTGTCTGCCGCTGTGCTGCAGAATACCAGAAAGTCAAACCAGAGTTTTTAGCTTATCTGGAAGATCAGAATCTGCAGCTCCATTATGATTTACTCCTGATTCTTTTTACCGATCCGAAAGGATCCGGGTCGCATTTCCTGTATACCGGAAAGAAGAGCTGGGTCATTGAAGAAGGCTTCAAAACGGTCTTAACCGATAGTTTTGCCCCAGGCTTCATCTCGCGAAAGAAACAGGTGCTGCCTGTGGTTATTGACACACTGAATAAATAA